From Pelotomaculum isophthalicicum JI:
TTTCTTGATCGTCATCATTGATTACCGCCGCCACGGCACACTTGAACCCCGGCCATACCGGATTGTCCAGCCTGGGCTCACTGTTTTTCCCTTTGCCCAGTACCCTGTCCCATTTGGTAAAGCCCGTAACCCCCAGCGAATTGAGCATCTCCATTACGTCCTCGTCAAAATCCGCATCATAGATAATAAAAAGTAGCTTCATTACCGCACCCCTCAGAAAACAGAATTTGGCAAAAACCTAGATCCTCATGTACAAGTCATCAGGAGAGCTTTACGCTTACCTTTTGAATGCCGGCCGCCTTTCGGAGTCTTTTCTCTTCAAACAGGCAGTAAACCGTCGGAATGAGGACCAGGGTGACCAGGGTTGAAACGGCCAGCCCTCCCATCATGGTGATTCCCAGCGGATTCCATAACTCCGCACCCACACCTCTGGAAATGGCCAGCGGCAGCATGCCGAAAAAGGTGGCTGTGGTAGTCATCAGAATCGGCCTTAACCTGTTGCGTCCGGCATTGGTTATTGCTTCCAGTAAAGGCTGGCCTCTATTTTGCAACAGGTGGGTATAGTCAAGCAAAATAATAGCGTTTTTAACTGCAATTCCGGTCAACATGATTATGCCCATGAAAGAAATTAAGCTTAAGGTTGTATTAGTAAAGTAAAATGCGTAAAACACACCACTCAAACCAAAAGGTACGGCGAACATAACAATTAACGGATCCCTGAAATTGCCGTACAGCGAGGCCATAACCATGTAAACAAGGACAATTCCCAGGACCAGCAACAGGCTGAGGTCCTTAAAAGCTTTTTGCTGTTCTTCCACTTCTCCGCCGAAGCTAAGTGAAACACCCGGCGGTATGTCCATATTTTTAAGAGCATCTTTGATGTCGTTGGTAATTTCACCGAGGGAACGGCCGTACTTATCCGCCTCTACATTGACGATCCGCTCGCGGTTTTTCCTTTCGATTTCTACAGGTCCCTCGCCATTTTTTATTTCGGCGATATTCTTCAATTTAACCATCCTGCCGTCGGGAGTAAAGATCGGCACTTCCGGCAGATTTTCCAGTTTGTTTTTGTCCGCTTCGCTCAGGCGGGTGAATATATCAAAGCTATCGCCTGCGTCGCGGAATTCGGTAGGATTATCGCCATAAAAATAGTTGCGGACCGTACCGGCGATCATGGCAATGTTTAGACCGAAAGAAGCTGCTTTTTGGCGATCCACCTCCACCCAAATCTCCGGCCGGGGATCTTTTTGACTGAGGGAAATATCCGCCGTGCCGGGGACTTCCTGAACAATCTTTTTCACCTGTCCGGCCGCTTTGAGGTTCGTGTCCAGGTCGGGGCCTGCGACTTCAATAACGATTGGCTTTCCGCCGCCCATCATCATTGAGGAAAGCGGGCTCGTGGCAGTAACCTTCATCCGGCTGATGC
This genomic window contains:
- a CDS encoding PG0541 family transporter-associated protein, encoding MKLLFIIYDADFDEDVMEMLNSLGVTGFTKWDRVLGKGKNSEPRLDNPVWPGFKCAVAAVINDDDQERTLEDLKKFSLRLDGKGFKVFVLPVLTVI